The stretch of DNA ATCCACTCCTGCTTGTGCGAGTCGAGTGGCAAAGGTATGTCTCAAATCGTGAAAGCGAAAATCGCTCAGCGCTGCCTTCGTCGCCGCAAGTCTGAATGCTCGTGTAAGGTTTCGAGCGTCGAATAGCGTCTCTGCTGAACTCGCAAACACGAACGAGCCTGCTGTCTTCTTTGACGCCTTTCGCTTCAGCAATTCCGTTAACCGACCATTCAGTGGGACAGTGCGCTTCTCTCCATTCTTGCTTCGCATCACCACCAAGACCTGCCGATTGAGGTCAACGGCTGGCCACTGCAAGTTGAGAATCTCGCCTCGTCGCATGCCCGTGTTTAAGGCAAAGACAATGATGTCTTGCAGCCACGGTGCCGAATGAGCCAGTAATAGGCCCTCTTCATCTGAAGACAGCCACCGGTCTCGTTCGTTGCGCACTTTTTCCATGCAGACTCTTTGCATGGGATTGTCCCGACACCATTCCCACTCTCGGATAGCCACGTTGAAGCTATGCCGAACCAAGCCCAGTTCTTTATTGACGGTTGCTGGCTTGGCCGTCTCACGCCTCTTCGCCTTGTAGGCGGCAAGAAGTTTCGGTGTGACTTCTGCAAGATTCAACGAACCAAACGCACTTCGTAAATGCGTGAGGCATTGTTCGTCCCGCAGTCGGCTTGCCGGGGCCTTGGTGATTGATCGCTCTTTAAGGTATCGATCCATCATGTCGTTGAACGTATGGTCTTTGGCTTCCAACGTGTCAAAGAATCGGCCCTCGACAATCTTGACCCGTACTTTTCCCAGAATGGCATCAGCTAAGCGCCTGTCCGTTGTCCCTGTGGACCGCCGCACCTGCTGGCCCTGATGAATGAACGTCATCCACCACACTTTGTTACGTCTAAACAGCCCCATCTGCATCCTCCTTCCGGATGAGGCTTGACTGAATGGCTTCCCCGTGACGGGGAGTATAGACCTCGTGTTTTGCGGCTTCAATGAGCTGATCAAGGTCACGGGTGTCATGGTGAGTAGGCAGGGTGGGTGGCTTTCCAGGAGCCACATCAAAGCCACTCAGCCACGCCTGGATCGCCTCAGGTTCAAAGCGGACGAGGCCGTGAATGCGGCGGCAGGGAATCTTGTTCTCTGAGGCCCAGAGGTAGAGTGTGGATTCTTTGATGTTGAGCCAAGCCGAAAGTTCTTTGGTAGTGAGCATGTGCAGATCTACCGGGGGCGTCTCGCGACACCCCCAGTCCCCCTAACATGGACTGCCCGCGTTCCCGCCGGCAGACCGGTGAAACCGAGTAGGTCGTGTGAGCAAGTTCCGGTGTCGGTCTTTCCACCGGGAGATGCCCCTGACAATTTCCTGTAGTAGCCATTCTTCCCCTCCAGGGGTGGCACAAATGACCGCCAACATCGGCGTCAGGGTGTTGCTCACCCATCGTTTCACGTTCTGCAGGGTCTGCACCTGCTTCTCCTGGGCTAATCGCCCCTTCTGAAATCCCTCCGTCAGGAGGGCGTACCACTCCAGCATGGGAGCCCGGTACCGGTCTTCGTCTTCTGTCTCTTTGGTGATCTGTCGGAAATCCACATAGGAGCGAAGCAAGCCGACGACCAACTCCTTCCAATCGGCTTCGTCTAACGAGGCCAACGCTCTCGCACATTGTTCGGCCCGATCCTTCTTGAGCTCTAACTCCCACCGTGTCCCGTAGTCCTGATAGTTCTCCTGGCCTTTGCTCTGCAGTTCGAGCCGTTTATCATAAATGCGCAACAAGGTCTGGCTCTGCGGACTGCCGAAGTACATCGTCTCGCCGGTCGTTGCCCCAGTGCCGTGGGTCAGGTTGGAGACGATATGACGAACCTGAGCCGCCCTCGTGACACACTGGCCTGCCGAGACTGCTTCACGAATCGTCGAGACGGGAACCGTTCCGGCTCGGTCATCCAGGGCACAGTCGATGCGGGTGACGTGCCCTTGTTGAGCCTGTACCCACTTGAGCAGGGGTCGGATTTGATCCAGTGTTAAGGCGGACGCCAGGCCGCCCGAGAGATCCACATGGATTTCATTCGGGCGACGCGGCGCATTCGTGCCCAGTTTGCCGACCCCGCGCTGGCCGTCGGTTCTCATCCAGGACAAGGGATAGCCTCGGAAGCCGCCTTTGGCCTTGCTCCAGTCTCCGCCAAGCACTTTCATGGTCTCTTGGGGATTGCTGGCCAAGACGGTAAACGCCAGCCAATCAATCGTCAGAGTGAAGCCAGAATCCATAGAATCTATCGAACTCCTGTAATGAGCGCTGTGGGTAGCGCCCCCGTGTTACCAAGACGGGGGCCATTCCGCTCCGCGCCCCAGCCTGCCGGCATGCGGCGCGGACCGGCTTTGTCCATTAATAGGGAGACGGTTAGCACTGTTATTAGCGTCCTTCCTGTGTCGGTCGAACAAGCTTCTGTCGGACGACGCCAAAGGCTTTCTCGCCAACTTCTCTCGCCACAATCTTGATCGCCTCAGCTTTGCCGTCCATCACCATGCTCATGAGAACCGCGCCGCGCACATACTTGGAGACGGTCGTCCCTTCATCTGCTGCGCACCGTTCAATCAGTTTACGTTCTTGTTCGGTCACCTTGAATTGAAGCGTTTCGGTTTTGGTTTCGTCGGATTTCATGGCACCTCCATTAATGCAATATAATATATAGTCTAATTTAATGAGAAGGTAAAGTGCGAATGCGCTGTAATTATTAAGATAGGAAGCACGGGTAGCGCCCCTATTTTACGAACACTTGGGTGCGGGCCCATAATGGGCCAGGAGGTATCCTATGGGGGAACGGCAGAAGTTTTCAGCGGAGGACAAGCGTGAGATAGGCACGATGGCTGTCTCTCTGGGTCGTCCTGGATTTCTGGGCTTGTGGAGGGGTATTCGAGAATGTCCGGCAGATCCGCCAGCATGCGGTAGAGAGTGGGAGCACGAGGGTCGCTCCCGAGACAGGAATCTGCGGTGCGACCGTTGCTTAGTTCTCTGCATGCTGGAGGGCCTCGAATGCCGTGGCGACTCTCAGCTGATCCGCCCGTGATAGTTGATCCAGATCAACCTTCTTGCCATGTTTGGTCACCAATGAAGTGGAAGAAGTTTCGCCAAGCCCCGCTGCCATCATGACGTGGTCCACTTCTTCTCCATCAATGAGGGGGAACAAGCGGGCAATGGTCGGAGGGATATTGAAATTGGCATACACAATCAAAACCGAGACTTGGCTGGGAGTGAGCGTCACATTCGCGGTCGCAGTCGAGGAGGCAAAACTCCCACTTGAGGCGCCGCTCGTGACCGTCACCATGGGGTTGGAGGTCGTTGGTAAATGAACTTGCACGGTGAATAATGTCGGCACGGGGATATTGTTGGCAGTAAGTACGACCGGAACCAGGTTGCCAGTTCCAACCGGGAGCGTCACATCCGGCATCGTGGCGGACCCGATCGGGACCGGCGGCATAGCCACATCGGCAATCGAGGCGATACGCAAGCTCGGCGCGCTGATCAGCGGGGGCACGCTGGCAACCGTCACCCCAGTCGGCGCCCCCGGCGAGAAACCGGGCGTACTCGTTCCGGTGAAAGACAATGTGTTGGCCTCGACCCGGATACGGCCACTGTTCAAAAAATTGTAAAAACACGATGGCTGGATGCCAGGAGTGGCCTGCAGGGTTCCCGCACCGAGAATCTGTGAGGCCACTAATCGGATCGCCCCGCCGCTTCCACTTCCGGCAACCGTATTAAAAGAGCAATTAGCACCGAGCATTCCTCCTTTGCCACCGTTTGCCGTCACCGCCCCGCTGATGGTGATTTGGGTTGAAGATGCAATCACAATCGCGCCGCCCCCTCCGCCACCAGACCCACCGGCTATGGTCTGCCCCGACGTAGAATTTGCACGGGTTCCTCCTCCTCCGGACCCGCCGAAGAGTGGGACGAGCGATACAAAGGACAGATCGGCGCCATAGGTACCATGCCCTTGCGGAGCATTGTTGCACGTGCTGGAGGCACATCCCGGCCTCCCGCCTGGCCCTTGCCCAGTCGTTCCTGAGTCATTGGTCCCTCGCTGACCTCCGTTACCCCCAGCAAATCCGCCAGGGCCACCGAGGGCACCAAAATTTAATGTGGGACCACTGGTGGATTGAGGCACTCCATCGAACCCATTCACACTCACGGTTCCGGCAATCATGATATCGCCTGAGGCCAACAGGGTCACCCGCGTGTTGCTAGCATTCGGGGTAAAGGTGAGGGTGACACCGGCGGGGATGTTCACAGTCGTGTAATTCAAGACCCCGTCCGGCGGCAAGGCGATGGCCGTATTGGAGGTCGGGTTCAGAGCGCCCAACACTCCCGTGCTGCCGCTATTGAACGGCACTTGTGCCAAGGCCGATGGACTTCCAACCAATCCCCAGGCAAGGCAAGATAGCGCTAGGGTGATACCGCGTAGATAGCCATTCATAATCGACTCCTTGTGGTCAGTCATTTCAACGCATGAACAACAACCCTGACGGGCTTCTCTCATGGCAACAGCACGCTACCCTTCGCCACACCGAACGACGGACCGGTATGGGGCCCGTCGAGGAGGACGCTCCCCATGGTCACACTCGATGACGAACCCGTTGACGGCCCATGGCGAAACACACTTCCCTTCGCGACCGCAGATGATGACTGCGCGGGCGTGACAGTGACCGTCACGGCTCCACTGGTCGCCGTGCCACCAAGCGTGTCAACTGAGAAGGTATAGGCTTGCAGTGGCGCAGACGCCGGGACCGTCACATTCATGGTGATTTCCTGCGGGTTATTCCCCTGCACCACCGTGGCCGTGAGATTGGAAGGGGCGAACGTGATGACAGGGGTATTTCCCAGGTTAAATCCCCCGACCACAAGCTGAACCGTACTGCCTTGCGGGACCCTATTGGGCATGACGCTCACAATGACGGGCGGAATCAGCACGGTGAACGCCAAGGAACTGGTGGCGG from Nitrospira sp. encodes:
- a CDS encoding helix-turn-helix domain-containing protein translates to MLTTKELSAWLNIKESTLYLWASENKIPCRRIHGLVRFEPEAIQAWLSGFDVAPGKPPTLPTHHDTRDLDQLIEAAKHEVYTPRHGEAIQSSLIRKEDADGAV
- a CDS encoding IPT/TIG domain-containing protein, with the protein product MTLLCASLLMPTALSADTAQYFYDELGRLVGVIDGQGQVAVYTYDEVGNLLAIQRFTTTGAGVGLFVVAPGSARVNTAVTIHGFGFTAPPSSNQVSFNGVAATVLSATGTSLVVNVPVGASTGPVTVTNTNGTATSSLAFTVLIPPVIVSVMPNRVPQGSTVQLVVGGFNLGNTPVITFAPSNLTATVVQGNNPQEITMNVTVPASAPLQAYTFSVDTLGGTATSGAVTVTVTPAQSSSAVAKGSVFRHGPSTGSSSSVTMGSVLLDGPHTGPSFGVAKGSVLLP
- a CDS encoding tyrosine-type recombinase/integrase, which translates into the protein MGLFRRNKVWWMTFIHQGQQVRRSTGTTDRRLADAILGKVRVKIVEGRFFDTLEAKDHTFNDMMDRYLKERSITKAPASRLRDEQCLTHLRSAFGSLNLAEVTPKLLAAYKAKRRETAKPATVNKELGLVRHSFNVAIREWEWCRDNPMQRVCMEKVRNERDRWLSSDEEGLLLAHSAPWLQDIIVFALNTGMRRGEILNLQWPAVDLNRQVLVVMRSKNGEKRTVPLNGRLTELLKRKASKKTAGSFVFASSAETLFDARNLTRAFRLAATKAALSDFRFHDLRHTFATRLAQAGVDLYKVQRLLGHKTAAMTQRYAHHSPESLREGVLILERVHPQISQNYHNEGGSVGGCCVSA
- a CDS encoding replication initiation factor domain-containing protein → MDSGFTLTIDWLAFTVLASNPQETMKVLGGDWSKAKGGFRGYPLSWMRTDGQRGVGKLGTNAPRRPNEIHVDLSGGLASALTLDQIRPLLKWVQAQQGHVTRIDCALDDRAGTVPVSTIREAVSAGQCVTRAAQVRHIVSNLTHGTGATTGETMYFGSPQSQTLLRIYDKRLELQSKGQENYQDYGTRWELELKKDRAEQCARALASLDEADWKELVVGLLRSYVDFRQITKETEDEDRYRAPMLEWYALLTEGFQKGRLAQEKQVQTLQNVKRWVSNTLTPMLAVICATPGGEEWLLQEIVRGISRWKDRHRNLLTRPTRFHRSAGGNAGSPC